One part of the Ciona intestinalis chromosome 5, KH, whole genome shotgun sequence genome encodes these proteins:
- the LOC100182216 gene encoding ran-binding protein 3, translated as MSKSEDNKPQENIVSGTWLKRSRADMVGSSTEATEHEPEEKRPAFRLQPPTLIHGQAKPVPKSAEDSTNRCKFLQPSKLTVSSTSGAQHKNDKSPLQPARIGSGLLVSSSNPFLLTANDSIKEEESVKENETVAPPEQTESKQNGGSADTGEKCVPDSTTDKATTKDTKEGNLFLQSTEVSASASDGFVFGKKMEERVTVAAINSDVAEQESGDAGSSVSSSEFVFGQNLAERAKVSSSTDPPSLFMPPSNNEPSGLDAKNDSTNQVETKRGGLEEDAAAHFAASQHRTVIPEVEVVTGEEGEKNVLQMQCKLYQFDAKNQNWLERGVGSLHLNDGICNDGDVNFQSRLVMRTHGSLRLVLNTKVWPQMTVERASKKSVRVSAQTEDGSISVFLISGTINDAEQIYRALEYRVLHQKQLEDQNKEDENPSPTKSNNCGDKDNDKTLDVSKELPGEVTDNTLKIEAAKNTQETTTTT; from the exons ATGTCCAAGAGTGAAGATAATAAACCGCAAGAGAATATTGTCAGTG GAACATGGTTAAAAAGATCACGTGCAGACATGGTGGGCTCATCAACAGAAGCCACAGAACATGAACCAGAGGAGAAGCGACCAGCGTTTCGTCTGCAACCACCAACATTAATACATGGACAAGCAAAACCTGTTCCGAAATCTGCAGAAG aCTCTACAAACCGATGTAAATTTTTGCAACCTTCCAAATTAACTGTGTCGTCCACATCAG GAGCACAACATAAAAATGACAAGTCTCCCCTTCAACCTGCCAGAATTGGATCTGGACTTCTTGTCTCTTCCAGCAATCCGTTTTTGCTCACTGCCAATGATTCAATTAAAGAAGAGGAATCTGTTAAAGAA AATGAAACCGTCGCCCCTCCTGAACAAACagaatcaaaacaaaatggtGGCTCAGCAGATACTGGTGAAAAATGTGTTCCCGACAGTACCACAGATAAAGCAACAACTAAG GACACTAAAGAAGGAAATTTGTTTCTACAAAGCACTGAAGTGTCGGCTTCCGCATCAGATGGATTTGTATTTGGTAAGAAGATGGAGGAACGTGTTACAGTGGCCGCG ATAAACTCGGATGTTGCTGAACAAGAGAGTGGCGATGCTGGTTCTTCTGTTTCATCATCAGAGTTTGTCTTTGGTCAGAATCTTGCTGAGCGTGCAAAG gtATCATCAAGTACGGATCCACCATCATTGTTCATGCCACCTAGCAATAACG AACCATCTGGTTTGGATGCAAAGAATGATTCAACCAATCAAGTGGAAACAAAGAGAGGAGGATTAGAAGAAGATGCTGCAGCTCATTTTGCCGCTTCTCAACATCGAACAGTTATACCCGAAGTTGAAGTTGTTACTGGTGAAGAGGGAGAGAAAAATGTTCTTCAG ATGCAGTGCAAATTGTATCAATTTGatgcaaaaaatcaaaactggTTGGAACGAGGTGTTGgaagtttacatttaaatgatGGGATATGTAATGATGGTGATGTCAACTTTCAATCAAGACTTG TTATGCGAACACATGGGAGTCTGcgtcttgttttaaacactaagGTGTGGCCACAAATGACAGTGGAGCGAGCAAGCAAAAAATCTGTACGTGTTTCTGCTCAAACAGAAGATGGTAGTATTAGTGTTTTTCTAATATCT GGGACAATTAATGATGCAGAGCAGATTTACCGAGCTCTTGAATATCGTGTCCTGCATCAGAAACAACTGGAAGATCAAAACAAAGAGGATGAAAATCCGTCTCCGACCAAGTCAAATAATTGTGGGGATAAAGACAATGACAAAACACTTGATGTCAGCAAAGAGTTACCAGGTGAAGTAACGGACAACACATTGAAAATTGAAGCTGCTAAAAATACACAAGAAACCACCACCACAACTTGA
- the LOC100181461 gene encoding kinesin-like protein KIF21A, with translation MPHATTPVWMDGIGTSVQVALRIRPQLSKEKIEGCLLCTQVTPGEPQVTLGKDKGFTFDYVFDQGVQQDAVYQSCIKQLVEGCFDGYNATVIAYGQTGSGKTYTMGTGFDVTSSPEDTGIIPRAMDHLFDGIKQRKQQATEETLPAPEFCVTATFIELYNEDIIDLFDTSGESLVRGRSTLRIHEDTNGSICIAGISSHIVSSADETLKCLHTGVLSRRTASTQMNSQSSRSHAIFTVKVNQTRAKTIENKQDEDGTILQQDTNNERNMVFESLSAKFTFIDLAGSERLKRTKATGDRAKEGISINCGLLALGNVISALGDVTKKGSHVPYRDSKLTRLLQDSLGGNSRTLMVACISPSDRDFMETLNTLKYANRAKNIKNKVVANQDNDSKQIKILRQHIATLQLELTEYKTGKKIIDSEGVETYNDMFQENNLLQKENNNYRMRMKAMQETIETLKDRIIDLSSQLATAGFDGTNESEISMISSYIKEIEEIRTKYLESELMCSRLKKTFDSQPRFSTPLPQNTNDESLLELAKLNIGELEHKKNKILIQKQPHIAVHSNSERENNAMSGCADDGSSEILDNDSEVSSNASNDGINSMDEADEVTIHEEIENITQEIDLKQELVNKVESMQKRMAAMDKQYMEKLKLLSDQIKATEMERDKVLETLGSHSSADKERENSIRQQYQKQLDQLKKNLLKLQEEQKHHNKLVREQSKKANQLKQLRKDLESMKATKIRLLHQMKSDDKRNKEHDSRRMKEILKLKREFQKKTKEVRTLELKNHQKDLLMKRKQEEVVTLRIHIFILGNLNSTYVVEPSSSSHAVEILDVQAKGELVLPQVVQRKWKSIQDKMNEMILQKETISRIEKQMEHLLKERERLRKNIEKIKPSVRRALCDEQDAMQENIVYVNEQIQNCQLEIMQVEEAMTSDSLLSQIIQNCSLNEARFFVESFVSLTLTNSSLIVECRSRLEEMETRLQESEQSAKQAHELMRYVLEEKPYLNCNISECLTEFIRGTYSGSSSSSRDSSPDKSDENKSILNKPTALLAPIPHIEQDETEITETKELKARRRTATPQELLHGGIQFKEQAVKCEINDSNIKTQECLDETLTSIPCDDEDEVNVISSDLSKLEEIKNIPLETTALKDRIASTQLPRSNSAPKTPEPSSKSSIPTNVFMRLSKYTLSSPMTAKGHMTPISSKTSSVRSSLLDCVQVAKGHHKAVLCIHATDHLLFSGSKDRTVKVWNLVTGQEIMSLEGHPNNVNIVKHCPINGLVYSVSLCYIKVWDIRSHAKCIRVLSSSGGNQLVGNFMRTIPRTNRMPDNESIINDLTLSSDSKMLFCATTTHAKVVELNKFGVIGKLIGHKGNIMTMCIPRLGNSTVITGAKDHFIKVFDLSNGISGNVVPSRTLEPPHMDGVEFLLLSTNENFLFSCSRDKSIKKWDMDTKTVVRSEYGAHGNWICAMDLVRSNNDQELLVSGGRDGLLKLWDMDQLNSVGSVRAHTDTINCIASNNTHLFTASSDRTIQMWKQVQNFK, from the exons TAAACAACAAGCAACAGAGGAAACTTTACCAGCTCCTGAGTTTTGTGTTACCGCCACATTCATCGAACTGTATAATGAAGATATTATTGATTTGTTTGACACAAGTGGCGAGTCTCTTGTTCGg GGTCGTTCAACACTACGTATTCATGAAGATACAAATGGTAGTATATGCATTGCTGGAATATCAAGTCATATTGTTTCAAGTGCTGACGAG ACATTAAAATGTTTGCACACTGGTGTTTTAAGTAGAAGAACTGCTTCCACACAAATGAACTCCCAAAGCTCTCGCTCTCATGCTATTTTCACAGTTAAAGTGAATCAAACAAGAGCAAAA ACAATCGAAAACAAGCAAGATGAAGATGGTACAATATTACAACAGGACACAAATAATGA GAGAAATATGGTTTTCGAATCTCTATCAGcaaagtttacatttattgatCTTGCTGGTTCAGAAAGATTGAAAAGAACCAAAGCAACTGGTGATCGTGCTAAAGAAGGAATATCTATAAACTGTGGTTTG CTTGCTCTCGGAAATGTAATAAGTGCCCTTGGTGATGTGACAAAGAAAGGTTCACATGTACCTTACCGAGACTCTAAGTTGACAAGGTTACTGCAGGATTCCCTTGGTGGTAACAG TCGTACACTTATGGTGGCGTGTATCAGTCCTTCTGATCGAGATTTCATGGAGACATTGAACACGCTCAAATACGCAAACAGAGCTAAAAATATCAAGAACAAAGTTGTTGCAAATCAAGATAATGATAgcaaacaaatcaaaattcTTCGACAGCATATTGCGACTTTACAGCTTGAACTAACTGAATACAAAACT GGAAAGAAGATCATAGATAGTGAGGGTGTGGAAACATATAACGACATGTTTCAAGAAAATAATCTGCTACAAAAAGAGAATAATAATTACAGAATGAGAATGAAAGCAATGCAG GAAACAATTGAGACGTTGAAAGATAGAATTATTGACTTGTCCTCACAATTAGCGACTGCTGGTTTTGATGGAACAAATGAAAGTGAAATTTCAATGATTTCTTCCTATATTAAAGAGATAGAAGAAATACG GACAAAGTACTTAGAAAGTGAACTAATGTGCTCAcggttaaaaaaaacatttgattcTCAACCAAGATTTTCGACACCACTACCTCaaa ACACTAATGATGAAAGTTTGCTTGAACTTGCAAAACTAAATATTGGTGAACTAGaacataaaaagaataaaatattgatcCAAAAACA ACCTCACATTGCAGTACATTCAAACtcagaacgagaaaataatgCCATG AGTGGTTGTGCTGATGATGGTTCAAGTGAAATATTGGATAATGATTCTGAGGTCTCATCCAATGCATCTAATGATGGAATCAACTCAATGGATGAAGCAGATGAAG ttaCTATTCATGAAGAAATCGAAAACATTACACAGGAAATTGATTTGAAGCAGGAGCTTGTTAATAAAGTGGAGAGCATGCAAAAAAGAATGGCTGCAATGGATAAACAGTACatggaaaagttaaaactcTTATCAGACCAAATAAAAGCCACAGAAATGGAAAGAGACAAAGTTTTGGAAACCCTAG GTTCTCATTCAAGTGCTGACAAGGAACGAGAAAACAGCATACGTCAGCAATACCAGAAGCAATTAGACCAACTGAAAAAGAACTTGTTAAAGTTACAG GAAGAGCAGAAACATCATAACAAGTTGGTTCGCGAACAATCAAAAAAAGCGAATCAACTTAAACAACTTAGAAAGGATCTTGAATCAATGAAAGCAACAAAG ATTAGATTACTTCATCAGATGAAATCCGATGATAAAAGAAATAAGGAACATGATTCGCGACGAATGAAAGAAATCTTGAAGTTAAAACGAGAATTTCAGAAGAAAACT AAAGAGGTTCGAACATTGGAGTTAAAAAACCATCAGAAAGATTTATTGATGAAAAGGAAGCAAGAGGAAGTGGTCACACTAAGGA ttcatattttcattttaggAAATCTCAACTCGACATATGTTGTTGAACCGTCATCGTCGTCTCATGCAGTTGAG atattaGATGTTCAAGCGAAGGGTGAGCTTGTTCTACCTCAAGTTGTGCAAAGGAAATGGAAATCAATACAGGACAAG ATGAACGAAATGATTTTGCAAAAGGAAACTATTTCAAGAATTGAGAAGCAGATGGAACATTTATTGAAAGAACGAGAACGTCTTcggaaaaatattgaaaaaatt AAACCATCTGTACGTCGAGCACTGTGTGATGAACAAGATGCAATGCaagaaaacattgtttatgtaAATGAGCAAATTCAGAACTGTCAACTGGAGATCATGCAG GTTGAAGAAGCAATGACTAGTGATAGTTTATTGTCGCAAATTATTCAAAATTGTTCCTTAAATGAAGCTCGCTTCTTTGTTGAAAGTTTTGTGTCTTTGACATTGACCAATTCATCATTGATTGTTGAATGCAGATCAAGG TTAGAGGAAATGGAAACTCGTTTGCAAGAAAGTGAACAATCAGCCAAACAAGCTCATGAACTCATGCGATATGTTTTGGAAGAAAAGCCGTATTTAAATTGCAATATCTCTGAATGTTTGACTGAATTTATAAGAG GTACATACAGTGGAAGTAGCTCTAGCTCAAGAGATTCATCTCCAGATAAATCGGATGAGAATAagtcaattttaaataaaccaacagCTTTGTTGGCTCCAATTCCGCATATTGAGCAAGATGAAACGGAAATCACTGAAACAAAAGAATTAAAAGCCAGAAGAAGAACTGCGACTCCACAG gAGTTGTTACATGGAGGTATTCAGTTTAAAGAACAAGCTGTAAAATGTGAGATAAACGATTCCAACATTAAAACACAAGAATGCTTGGATGAAACATTGACATCAATTCCATGCGATGATGAAGATGAAGTTAACGTGATCTCAAGTGAT CTGTCAAAGttggaagaaataaaaaacattcctCTTGAAACAACTGCTTTAAAAGACAG aattgCATCTACTCAACTGCCAAGATCGAACTCTGCACCTAAAACTCCAGAACCATCATCTAAATCATCAATTCCAACCAATGTTTTCATGCGATTATCAAAATACACACTTTCTTCACCCATGACTGCCAA AGGTCATATGACCCCAATTTCAAGCAAAACGTCATCTGTTCGATCTTCACTATTGGATTGTGTTCAAGTAGCCAAAGGTCACCATAAAGCTGTCCTGTGCATTCATGCCACTGATCATTTGCTTTTCTCTGGTTCAAAAG ACAGAACAGTTAAAGTTTGGAATTTGGTTACTGGACAAGAAATTATGTCTTTGGAAGGCCACCCCAACAATGTCAAT ATAGTAAAACACTGCCCCATCAATGGTCTTGTCTACAGCGTTTCATTGTGCTATATTAAAGTGTGGGATATACGAAGCCATGCAAAGTGCATCCGGGTATTGAG ttCATCTGGTGGAAATCAGCTTGTTGGTAACTTTATGCGAACCATACCTCGAACAAATCGAATGCCTGACAATGAAAGTATAATTAATGACTTAACGCTCAGCTCGGATTCGAAAATGCTTTTTTGTGCCACGACAACACACGCCAAAGTTGTTGAACTCAACAA ATTTGGTGTAATTGGAAAACTCATTGGTCACAAAGGGAACATTATGACGATGTGTATTCCCCGATTGGGTAATTCCACAGTAATCACTGGAGCAAAGGATCATTTCATAAAG GTCTTTGACTTGTCGAATGGGATTTCTGGAAATGTAGTTCCTTCAAGAACATTAGAACCTCCACACATGGACGGGGTCGAATTCCTTTTGCTCTCAACCAATGAAAATTTCCTATTTTCTTGCTCAAGAGACAAATCTATTAAGAAGTGGGACATGGATACAAAAACAGTTGTCAGG TCAGAGTACGGTGCACATGGAAATTGGATATGCGCAATGGACCTTGTGAGGTCGAATAATGACCAAGAGCTTCTTGTTTCTGGTGGAAGAGATGGTTTGTTGAAACTGTGGGACATGGATCAACTGAACTCTGTCGGTTCAGTGAGGGCACACACGGACACCATTAATTGCATCGCTTCAAATAACACACATCTATTCACTGCATCAAG TGATCGCACCATCCAGATGTGGAAACAGGTGCAAAATTTCAAATAA
- the dlc gene encoding dynein light chain isoform X1 produces MSVPSGINSSMKRRGSMFDASLARLNPVGSSLCTFQEDPTSELFLMKKFSVRYQNTYKVDPDKKFEPGKVQAILEQVLMDKLEDVEYNSVISRELSKQISDKILKILKTLGYNRHKLVVLVNIGQLKDQGTRVSSRCLMDTKRDSWAGALYEGKTLWATATVYGIYYE; encoded by the exons ATGTCTGTCCCAAGTGGAATAAACAGCAGCATGAAACGGCGAGGCAGTATGTTCGATGCTTCGCTCGCTCGACTGAACCCAGTGGGATCAAGTTTGTGCACGTTTCA AGAAGATCCAACAAGTGAATTGTTTCTTATGAAAAAGTTTTCCGTTCGTTACCAGAATACGTATAAAGTGGACCCAGATAAAAAATTTGAGCCTGGGAAAGTCCAGGCTATATTAGAACAAGTCCTTATG GACAAACTAGAAGACGTTGAATACAATTCAGTTATAAGCCGTGAACTGAGCAAGCAGATTTCtgacaaaatattgaaaatccTAAAAACTCTTGGTTATAACAG ACATAAACTTGTCGTCCTGGTCAACATCGGCCAGTTAAAAGATCAGGGAACAAGAGTAAGCAGCAGGTGCTTGATGGACACCAAACGTGACAGCTGGGCGGGTGCTTTATATGAAGGAAAGACATTATGGGCGACTGCTACCGTGTACGGAATATATTATGAATAA